In Nitrospira sp., one genomic interval encodes:
- a CDS encoding amino acid adenylation domain-containing protein has product MEGDLDLAMFRSAWQQIVDRHPLLRTRFLWREVASPIQIVLPAAALPWREVDARDCPASEQEAWFSRLVEGDRLTDFDFELPPLMRVLLFRVAEEAYDVLWTHHHMLMDGWCLPILLQEVLTVYEALRRKRVPCLEPVTPYRHHIARLLKQNLAEAGRFWRAALKGMTIPTVLGEEIAPEEIAQGSPNGIATITLSPEASAQLRTFAQTHRVTLNTLVQGAWAILLSRYSRESEVLFGTTVSGRSADIPGIERMVGLFINTLPLRVRVAPEAVLTEWLRSLLEQNGELRQFEQTPLVQIQGWSDIQRGQPLFESLIVFDNHPLDETLESSSGMVVERVALSGQTNYPLTLNVLPGKELMLSLWYHRNRFRDETADRMVRHIETLLVAMTQAPDTCLGLLPLLTGAERQQVVGVWNRTGRVYPDAAVPVQLAAQAARTPAAIAVRAGATTVTYAALLEQAYQVAQALRGRGIGPEALVAVALERSVDLVVALLGTWYAGAAFVPLDPSYPVARLRYMLDDSQAALLVTDGAQAARLAHAGPTLCLDRDRATLATYPATPPPGRLADAQLAYVLYTSGSTGQPKGAGNTHAGLRNRLQWMQEAYGLTAADRVLQKTPISFDVSVWEFFWPLLVGAELVMAEPGAHKDPAQLIQHIVAQGVTTLHFVPPMLQAFLDQPGVETCRSLRQIVCSGEALPATVPPRVQQQLPGVALHNLYGPTEAAIDVTAWTCPTPPAATVPIGRPIANLQIYVRDPQGEPVPIGVPGECYIGGIGVGRGYHRRPALTAARFVPDPFSAQPGQRLYRTGDLVRYRSDGTIEYLGRLDHQVKIRGVRIEVGEVEAALRQQPGIREAVVVARRDGPGGARLVGYVTTDPAQPFEPAALKAGLAQTLPEYLVPAVVVRLAQLPLSPNGKVDRQALPAPDVEAPRPTAYEAPATVTEQQLAAIWSQVLGLAQVGRHDNFFELGGDSITSLQVLAKAHREGITLTPKQLFEHPTVAAAATVAVIGGIDAMPSSAEEKDAADILDVELSDEEMENLLKEIG; this is encoded by the coding sequence ATGGAGGGTGACCTTGATCTCGCAATGTTCCGCAGCGCGTGGCAGCAGATCGTGGATCGGCACCCGCTGTTGCGGACGAGATTCCTCTGGCGCGAAGTGGCCTCGCCGATTCAAATCGTCCTGCCTGCCGCGGCCCTGCCCTGGCGTGAAGTGGATGCGCGGGATTGCCCGGCAAGCGAGCAGGAGGCGTGGTTCAGCCGACTGGTGGAGGGCGATCGGCTGACGGATTTCGACTTTGAGCTGCCGCCCTTGATGCGGGTCCTGCTGTTTCGTGTCGCCGAGGAGGCCTACGACGTCCTCTGGACGCACCACCACATGCTCATGGACGGCTGGTGTCTGCCGATTCTATTGCAGGAAGTCCTGACCGTCTACGAAGCCTTGCGACGCAAGCGTGTGCCCTGCCTCGAGCCGGTGACGCCCTATCGCCATCACATCGCTCGACTCCTGAAGCAGAACCTGGCCGAGGCGGGGCGATTCTGGCGCGCCGCCTTGAAGGGCATGACGATACCGACCGTCCTGGGCGAAGAGATCGCCCCTGAGGAAATCGCCCAGGGCTCTCCCAACGGCATCGCGACCATTACGCTCTCGCCCGAAGCCAGCGCGCAGTTGCGCACGTTCGCGCAGACCCACCGTGTGACGCTCAATACCCTCGTGCAGGGCGCCTGGGCCATCCTCTTGAGCCGGTACAGTCGAGAATCAGAGGTGTTGTTCGGCACGACCGTGTCCGGTCGGTCCGCCGACATTCCCGGGATCGAGCGCATGGTCGGCCTCTTCATCAACACCCTGCCGCTGCGCGTTCGGGTGGCTCCCGAGGCTGTCCTCACCGAATGGCTGCGAAGTCTGTTGGAGCAGAACGGCGAATTGCGGCAATTCGAACAGACGCCGCTGGTCCAGATCCAAGGCTGGAGCGATATCCAGCGCGGCCAACCCCTGTTCGAGAGCCTGATCGTGTTCGACAACCATCCTCTGGATGAGACTCTGGAGAGTTCGAGCGGCATGGTTGTCGAACGGGTGGCCCTCTCCGGTCAGACGAATTATCCCCTGACGCTCAACGTGCTGCCAGGCAAGGAGCTGATGCTCTCGCTCTGGTATCACCGCAACCGGTTTCGCGATGAGACCGCGGACCGTATGGTTCGACACATCGAGACTTTGCTTGTTGCAATGACGCAGGCTCCCGATACGTGCCTCGGCCTCCTTCCGCTCTTGACCGGGGCAGAGCGGCAGCAGGTGGTGGGGGTGTGGAACCGGACGGGGCGGGTCTATCCGGATGCGGCGGTGCCGGTGCAGCTTGCGGCGCAGGCGGCGCGGACGCCGGCAGCTATCGCGGTGCGGGCGGGGGCGACGACGGTGACCTATGCGGCGTTGCTCGAGCAGGCCTATCAAGTGGCCCAGGCGCTCCGCGGGCGGGGCATCGGGCCGGAGGCGCTGGTGGCCGTGGCCCTGGAGCGGTCGGTGGACCTGGTGGTGGCCCTGCTGGGGACGTGGTATGCGGGCGCGGCCTTCGTGCCGCTCGATCCCTCCTATCCCGTCGCGCGCCTCCGCTACATGCTGGACGACAGCCAGGCGGCGCTGCTCGTGACCGACGGGGCGCAGGCGGCGCGGTTGGCGCATGCCGGCCCGACCCTCTGCCTGGATCGGGACCGGGCCACCCTGGCCACCTATCCGGCCACGCCGCCGCCGGGGCGGCTGGCCGACGCGCAACTGGCCTACGTGCTCTACACCTCCGGCTCCACCGGGCAGCCGAAAGGGGCGGGCAATACGCATGCGGGCCTCCGCAACCGGCTTCAGTGGATGCAAGAGGCCTATGGGCTGACCGCCGCCGACCGGGTGCTGCAGAAGACGCCGATCAGCTTCGACGTGTCCGTGTGGGAATTCTTCTGGCCGTTGCTCGTCGGGGCCGAGCTGGTCATGGCCGAACCCGGCGCCCACAAGGACCCGGCTCAGTTGATCCAGCATATCGTGGCGCAGGGTGTGACCACGCTGCACTTCGTGCCGCCCATGTTGCAGGCCTTCCTGGACCAGCCTGGGGTGGAGACCTGCCGGAGTCTCCGGCAGATCGTCTGTAGCGGCGAAGCCCTGCCGGCGACGGTCCCGCCGCGGGTGCAGCAGCAGTTGCCGGGGGTGGCTCTGCACAACCTCTACGGGCCTACCGAAGCCGCCATCGACGTGACGGCCTGGACCTGTCCGACCCCGCCGGCGGCCACCGTGCCGATCGGGCGGCCCATCGCCAATCTCCAGATCTATGTGCGGGACCCGCAGGGGGAGCCGGTGCCGATCGGGGTGCCGGGGGAATGTTATATCGGCGGGATCGGGGTGGGGCGCGGGTACCATCGGCGGCCGGCCCTGACGGCGGCGCGGTTCGTGCCGGACCCCTTCAGTGCGCAGCCGGGCCAACGGCTCTACCGGACAGGCGATCTCGTGCGGTACCGGTCGGACGGGACCATCGAGTATCTGGGACGGCTGGACCATCAGGTGAAGATCCGGGGCGTGCGCATCGAGGTGGGGGAAGTGGAGGCGGCGCTACGGCAGCAGCCGGGGATTCGGGAGGCCGTGGTGGTGGCGCGGCGGGACGGCCCGGGGGGCGCCCGGCTCGTGGGCTACGTGACGACGGACCCGGCGCAGCCGTTCGAGCCCGCGGCGCTCAAGGCGGGGCTGGCGCAGACGCTGCCGGAGTATCTGGTGCCGGCGGTGGTCGTCCGGCTGGCGCAGCTGCCGTTGAGTCCGAACGGGAAGGTGGACCGCCAGGCCTTGCCCGCACCGGATGTCGAGGCGCCGCGCCCGACCGCCTATGAGGCGCCGGCCACGGTGACCGAACAGCAGCTGGCCGCCATCTGGAGCCAGGTGCTCGGGCTTGCCCAGGTCGGCCGCCACGACAACTTCTTCGAACTCGGCGGGGATTCGATCACGAGCTTGCAGGTTCTGGCGAAGGCCCACCGCGAGGGCATCACGCTGACCCCCAAGCAACTCTTCGAGCACCCGACCGTTGCTGCTGCTGCCACCGTGGCGGTGATCGGGGGGATCGATGCCATGCCCTCCTCGGCGGAAGAGAAGGACGCGGCGGACATTCTGGATGTGGAGTTGAGCGACGAGGAGATGGAGAACCTCTTGAAGGAGATTGGATAG
- a CDS encoding amino acid adenylation domain-containing protein has protein sequence MLMPHEQTQDPEQYLFPMSFGQRRLWFLSQLEPESASYNTAIAVRMKGLVDRRVLLDCFNRIVERHEVLRTTFTSDNGEPVQIIAAEGRVTLEDGVVSSDPVAIAAAARQEARRPFDLRRGPLLRLRLLDIAEDDHLLVVTLHHIVCDGWSAQILAREFGQLYVEAVEGIGAALPALPIQYADYAEWQRGWLQGEVLDRHLTYWKRQLAGDLPVVELPADHPRGAVQTSSGSRYAFTLPRAVADGLRELSRRHNVTLFMTLLAAFQTWLMRYTGVEDVCVGTPIACRTKRETEDLIGFFANTLVLRTDLSQDPTFLGLLERVREVVIGAQEHQELPFEELVDALKPARVLSHSPLFQVLFALQTTLAEAVRLPGLQVDITEVDAAAAKFDLSLDMAETETGLEGAFEYNTDLFDAATIARMAGHFQTLVAGIAETPGRRLSELPLLSIEEQQQALLVGPAVPVTDRWFDFAAAFEAQVARTPNAVAVQCGGQTRTYEALNESANRVAHALTAAGIGPDRIVALLLDRGLDLLTGIVGLLKAGGTYLPLDPSHPPARWGDLIHSSAASVVVTSETYRALVAEASPRLATGETRLLTIQDMEREGKTPRRRLRACSPDQLAYVIYTSGSTGIPKGAMVTQRGLMNHLWSKCDSLGLGPNDVVAQTASACFDISVWQHLAALLCGGCTLIVPDDVARDPLRLLTCLEYESVTVAETVPVLLQGMVGGEQAGVPPLRALRWLLPTGEALPPQLSREWLGRYPHVPLVNAYGPAECADDVATATITSPPAAEDVCMPIGRPIRGTRLMVVDRWLAPVPVGVPGELCIGGVGVGRGYLQDSGRTAVAFIPDPFGTEPGARLYRTGDLVRRRQDGSLEFLGRVDHQIKLRGVRIEPGEIDARLRELSGIQDAVTVVREDRPGQKRLVAYVVTAGGQAPSIETWKNALRSRLPEVMIPSRFVHLEGLPRTANGKVDRAALPIPDDLGDAGYAAPRDAVEALVASIWADVLQRERVGIHDNFFELGGDSILSLQVVSRVRQAGFSLTPRQVFQSQTVAELAAALAQSQAASLSAPAMDLSGPLVDEASRASAEAACPNLEDVYPLSPLQ, from the coding sequence ATGCTGATGCCCCACGAGCAGACGCAAGATCCGGAGCAATATCTGTTTCCCATGAGTTTCGGCCAACGGCGGCTCTGGTTCCTCTCGCAGTTGGAACCGGAGAGTGCGTCGTACAACACGGCCATCGCCGTGCGGATGAAGGGGCTGGTGGATCGCCGGGTCCTGCTGGACTGTTTCAACCGCATCGTCGAGCGGCACGAGGTGCTGCGGACCACGTTCACCTCCGACAACGGGGAGCCGGTTCAAATCATTGCAGCCGAGGGCCGCGTCACGCTGGAGGACGGCGTGGTTTCGTCCGATCCCGTTGCCATCGCGGCGGCGGCGCGTCAGGAGGCTCGACGCCCGTTCGATCTTCGTCGGGGGCCGCTGCTGCGCCTGCGGCTGCTCGACATCGCGGAGGACGACCATCTGTTGGTGGTCACGCTGCACCATATCGTATGCGACGGTTGGTCGGCGCAAATCCTGGCGCGGGAATTCGGCCAGTTGTACGTCGAGGCGGTGGAGGGGATCGGCGCAGCGTTGCCGGCGCTTCCCATCCAATATGCCGACTATGCGGAGTGGCAACGGGGGTGGCTGCAGGGCGAAGTCCTCGATCGGCACCTGACCTATTGGAAGCGGCAACTGGCCGGAGACCTGCCGGTGGTCGAACTGCCCGCAGACCACCCGCGCGGGGCGGTCCAAACCTCGTCGGGCAGCCGGTACGCCTTCACCTTGCCGCGGGCCGTGGCCGATGGGTTGCGCGAGCTCAGCCGGCGGCACAACGTGACCCTCTTCATGACCCTGTTGGCCGCCTTCCAGACCTGGCTCATGCGGTATACGGGGGTCGAGGATGTCTGTGTCGGTACCCCCATCGCTTGCCGGACGAAACGCGAGACGGAAGATCTCATCGGCTTTTTTGCGAATACCCTCGTGCTGCGTACGGACCTCTCGCAGGACCCGACCTTCCTTGGCCTGCTCGAGCGGGTACGTGAAGTCGTGATCGGGGCGCAGGAGCATCAGGAGCTGCCGTTCGAGGAACTCGTTGATGCGCTCAAGCCGGCGCGGGTCCTCAGCCACTCACCGCTGTTTCAAGTGCTGTTTGCGCTGCAGACGACGCTGGCCGAGGCCGTCCGGTTGCCCGGGTTGCAGGTCGACATCACCGAAGTCGATGCGGCGGCAGCGAAGTTCGATCTCTCGCTGGACATGGCCGAGACGGAGACGGGGCTGGAAGGGGCCTTTGAGTACAACACCGATCTGTTCGACGCCGCGACCATTGCCCGTATGGCCGGGCATTTCCAGACCCTTGTGGCCGGCATCGCTGAGACGCCGGGCCGCAGACTGAGCGAGTTGCCGCTGCTGTCGATCGAAGAGCAGCAGCAGGCCCTACTGGTCGGGCCTGCTGTCCCCGTTACGGACAGGTGGTTTGACTTTGCTGCGGCTTTCGAGGCGCAGGTCGCACGGACTCCGAACGCTGTCGCCGTGCAATGTGGGGGACAGACCAGGACCTACGAAGCATTGAACGAATCGGCGAACCGAGTCGCCCACGCGCTGACGGCTGCCGGCATCGGCCCTGACAGGATCGTCGCCCTGTTGCTCGACCGTGGTCTGGATCTACTCACCGGCATCGTGGGCCTATTGAAGGCCGGCGGGACCTACCTGCCGTTGGATCCGTCACATCCTCCCGCCCGTTGGGGCGATCTGATCCACTCGAGTGCTGCCTCCGTCGTCGTGACGAGCGAGACCTACCGCGCCCTGGTCGCCGAGGCCTCTCCCCGTCTTGCGACCGGTGAGACGCGGCTCCTCACGATCCAGGACATGGAGAGAGAGGGGAAGACTCCGCGCCGTCGGCTCCGCGCCTGCTCGCCGGACCAGCTGGCCTACGTCATCTATACGTCGGGTTCGACAGGAATTCCCAAGGGCGCCATGGTCACACAGCGGGGGTTGATGAACCACCTCTGGAGCAAGTGTGACTCCTTGGGATTGGGGCCGAACGATGTGGTGGCACAAACGGCCTCGGCCTGTTTCGACATTTCCGTGTGGCAGCACCTGGCAGCTCTCCTCTGCGGCGGATGCACCCTGATCGTCCCGGACGACGTGGCCCGTGATCCTCTGCGGCTCCTGACCTGTCTGGAGTACGAATCCGTCACGGTGGCCGAGACGGTGCCGGTGTTGCTCCAGGGGATGGTGGGGGGAGAACAAGCCGGCGTTCCCCCGCTCCGTGCCTTGCGATGGTTGTTGCCGACAGGCGAAGCCTTGCCGCCGCAACTTAGTCGCGAGTGGCTGGGACGGTACCCGCACGTGCCGCTGGTGAATGCCTATGGACCGGCCGAATGTGCGGATGACGTCGCCACGGCGACGATCACCTCACCACCGGCTGCCGAAGACGTCTGTATGCCGATCGGACGGCCCATTCGGGGGACTCGGCTCATGGTGGTGGACCGCTGGTTGGCGCCGGTGCCGGTAGGGGTGCCCGGGGAACTCTGCATCGGCGGAGTTGGGGTGGGCAGAGGCTACCTTCAAGATTCGGGGCGTACCGCTGTGGCCTTCATCCCCGATCCCTTCGGGACGGAGCCCGGTGCGCGCCTCTATCGAACGGGAGACCTGGTGCGCCGCCGTCAGGACGGTAGCCTGGAGTTCTTGGGGCGGGTGGACCATCAAATCAAGTTGCGCGGGGTGCGGATCGAACCGGGAGAGATCGACGCGCGCCTCAGGGAGCTGTCAGGTATTCAGGATGCCGTCACAGTCGTGCGCGAGGACCGGCCGGGTCAGAAGCGCCTGGTGGCCTATGTCGTGACGGCGGGTGGCCAGGCGCCGTCGATTGAAACCTGGAAGAATGCGCTCCGGTCGCGGCTGCCCGAGGTGATGATCCCGTCGCGATTCGTTCACTTGGAGGGCTTGCCGCGCACCGCGAACGGCAAGGTGGATCGCGCGGCCTTGCCGATCCCCGACGATCTCGGTGACGCCGGGTATGCAGCCCCTCGTGATGCGGTTGAAGCGTTGGTGGCGTCGATCTGGGCGGACGTGTTGCAACGGGAACGGGTCGGCATCCATGACAATTTTTTCGAACTCGGCGGCGATTCCATCTTGAGCCTGCAGGTCGTGAGCCGGGTCAGACAGGCCGGCTTCAGCCTCACGCCGCGGCAGGTCTTTCAATCCCAGACCGTGGCGGAGTTGGCCGCGGCGTTGGCTCAATCTCAAGCCGCGAGCCTTTCAGCGCCAGCGATGGACCTCTCCGGTCCCCTCGTCGACGAGGCCTCGCGGGCGTCGGCGGAAGCGGCCTGCCCGAACCTGGAGGATGTCTACCCGCTGAGCCCGCTGCAGTAA
- a CDS encoding TauD/TfdA family dioxygenase yields the protein MNQEKGTAYAPQVGVNGHANGQGGLAVGAWMSDGNLPLLVTPLEERRLEDYLDGARRHAETLLPSCGGLLFRGLPIRSVTDFESFIGAFTSSLVSYEFGSTPRSQVHQQVYTSTEYPPHQSIPLHNEQAYTREWPMKIWFYCSQVPEEGGYTPIADSREVYRRIPVRIRERLIEKGIMYVRNYGNGLDVPWQKVFNSHDPTVVERFCRNNGILYEWKKDGELRTRQVAQAVAVHPRTGESVWFNQAHLFHVSNLEPAVREALLAVVAEEDLPRNACYGDGSPIESELLEEIRGVYRILAVQFPWQQGDVMMLDNMLAAHGRTPFKGRRQILVAMAEPRGADDPC from the coding sequence ATGAACCAGGAGAAAGGGACGGCCTATGCGCCGCAGGTCGGCGTGAACGGCCACGCGAACGGACAGGGGGGCTTGGCGGTCGGGGCCTGGATGTCGGACGGCAATCTGCCGTTGTTGGTGACTCCTCTCGAGGAGAGGCGATTGGAGGACTACCTCGACGGGGCTCGTCGGCATGCGGAGACCCTCCTGCCGTCCTGCGGAGGCCTGCTGTTTCGCGGCCTGCCGATCCGCAGCGTTACCGATTTCGAGTCGTTCATCGGCGCCTTCACGTCCTCCCTCGTGTCTTACGAATTCGGTTCGACCCCGCGATCGCAGGTACATCAGCAGGTCTACACCTCGACCGAATATCCGCCGCATCAATCGATTCCGCTGCACAACGAGCAGGCCTACACGCGCGAGTGGCCGATGAAAATCTGGTTCTACTGCAGCCAGGTGCCCGAGGAAGGGGGCTACACGCCGATCGCGGACAGCCGGGAGGTCTATCGCCGGATCCCGGTCAGGATTCGCGAACGCCTTATCGAGAAAGGAATCATGTACGTCCGCAATTACGGCAACGGATTGGATGTGCCTTGGCAAAAGGTATTCAACAGCCACGATCCGACGGTGGTGGAGCGTTTCTGTCGCAACAACGGCATTCTCTACGAGTGGAAGAAAGACGGCGAACTGCGTACCAGGCAGGTGGCGCAGGCGGTCGCGGTCCATCCTCGCACCGGCGAAAGCGTGTGGTTCAACCAAGCCCATCTATTTCATGTCTCGAATCTGGAGCCCGCGGTGCGGGAGGCCCTGTTGGCCGTCGTGGCGGAAGAGGACTTGCCTCGCAATGCCTGTTACGGCGACGGAAGTCCGATCGAATCCGAACTGTTGGAGGAGATTCGCGGCGTGTATCGCATCCTGGCGGTGCAATTCCCCTGGCAGCAGGGAGATGTGATGATGCTCGACAACATGCTCGCCGCGCACGGGCGTACGCCCTTCAAGGGACGGCGGCAGATCTTGGTGGCCATGGCGGAGCCACGGGGAGCCGACGATCCATGCTGA
- a CDS encoding thioesterase: MLTATDRRPWLVTCRRGDGLRLIGFPYAGGGPSLFRGWPSELLQDIELCAVHLPGREARMKEQPIGDLRRVVAELAKAIEPVCDRPVALFGHSIGGLLAFECARELRRRYGIEPVHLFVSGCPAPQIRDQDRLCELPDEEFVERMRHFNGTPREILDHAEMMELMLPTLRADFALRDTYVHQAEPPLGCPITAFGGMADQAVGTEQLASWRTHSAEGFQLWLFQGDHFFVRSSQAAVVEALVFILRPLRAEVAR; this comes from the coding sequence ATGCTGACCGCCACGGATCGGCGTCCCTGGCTGGTCACCTGCCGCCGCGGCGACGGTCTGCGGCTGATCGGGTTTCCCTATGCGGGCGGCGGACCCTCGTTGTTTCGCGGCTGGCCGAGTGAGTTGCTGCAGGACATCGAACTCTGCGCCGTCCATCTACCGGGCCGTGAGGCCAGGATGAAGGAGCAACCGATCGGCGACCTGCGTCGGGTGGTGGCGGAATTGGCCAAGGCCATCGAACCGGTCTGCGATCGGCCCGTGGCGTTGTTCGGCCACAGCATCGGCGGGCTGCTCGCCTTTGAATGTGCCCGCGAGCTGCGCCGACGGTACGGTATCGAACCGGTGCATCTGTTCGTGTCGGGCTGTCCGGCACCGCAGATCCGTGACCAGGATCGACTCTGCGAGTTGCCCGATGAAGAATTTGTGGAACGGATGCGGCACTTCAACGGGACGCCGCGGGAGATCCTGGACCATGCCGAAATGATGGAGCTGATGTTGCCGACGCTCCGCGCCGATTTTGCGCTGCGCGATACGTACGTCCATCAGGCCGAACCGCCGCTCGGCTGCCCGATCACGGCCTTCGGCGGGATGGCGGACCAGGCGGTCGGGACCGAGCAGCTTGCGTCTTGGCGAACGCATAGCGCCGAAGGGTTTCAATTATGGCTGTTTCAGGGAGACCATTTTTTCGTCCGGAGCTCGCAGGCGGCGGTGGTGGAGGCGCTGGTCTTCATCCTGCGGCCCCTGAGGGCGGAGGTAGCACGATGA
- a CDS encoding MbtH family protein, which yields MGQDEQDDTTVYKVVVNHEEQYSIWPSYRDNPLGWRDAGKTGLKTECLAYITEVWTDMRPLSLRKWMAEQAGQADQTAAPC from the coding sequence ATGGGACAGGACGAACAGGACGATACGACGGTCTACAAGGTCGTGGTCAATCACGAGGAACAGTATTCGATCTGGCCCTCCTACCGGGACAATCCGCTGGGTTGGCGGGATGCGGGGAAGACCGGGCTGAAAACCGAATGTCTGGCCTACATCACGGAGGTCTGGACGGATATGCGGCCGCTGAGTCTGCGAAAGTGGATGGCGGAGCAGGCCGGGCAGGCGGATCAGACGGCGGCCCCATGCTGA
- a CDS encoding penicillin acylase family protein codes for MITGRRVLVAVGVAAGLGAAAVLLVCTASLPARDGTLTLAGLRAPVAVGFDEYGVPMLSADSRLDAIRALGYVTAQDRLFQMDLLRRTSAGRLAEVFGEPALSIDLKQRRLGLSRVAEAVLRRLPEDQSALLTAYAEGVNAFLHQMTIPPFECLLLGYRPAPWEPTDSLLVVSAMFQMLNGSEGDERMRTVMTASLPAEVAAFLLPPLDHYTAQLLTGGTTKPSSMTVPVEALAALRRAGGQSRSLQVSLVPGRKRELGSNAWVVGGGKTEDGRAILANDMHLDLGVPNIWYRVQMRYGRIELAGVVVPGIPVVIAGSNGAVSWGLTNVEGDFLDLVRLELNPKNPDEYGTPDGWQAFTHRTETIAIKGGPDQMVEIRETRWGPVAEEPLLGGPVALRWTALDPEAVDLGLVWMDQARSVWDALAVATRAGAPPSNVLLADAEGHIAWTYMGRIPVRRGLDGSVSVSWADGRTGWTGFIPPDDLPRVIDPPAGYLVSANHRMTDDTYPHVIGHAFANGYRAYRITERLRAMERVREPDLLALQLDTTTELHEFYRDLIRRLLTPEVLAQHPELAEAREAVEAWDGRAEKDSRGVALLTAFRRSLAASVFAPFLQGCREQDPAFAYDGDLDTPLRTLLTEQAPGTLPDPARFADWHAFLLHELERTVATLKADYGLSRVDALAWGVMNRVRMAHPLSDTIPLVGRWLNMAEEAAPGCGQCVRVLSGSLAASERMVVSPSHHSDAIFHMPGGQSGHPLSPHYRDQHRNWSQGLPTPLLAGRAVHNLTFRPEPASARS; via the coding sequence ATGATCACCGGAAGACGTGTCCTGGTCGCAGTCGGGGTTGCCGCGGGACTCGGGGCCGCTGCCGTCCTGCTGGTCTGTACCGCGTCCCTCCCTGCGCGCGACGGCACGCTCACCCTGGCTGGGCTCCGGGCTCCGGTGGCCGTGGGGTTCGACGAATACGGTGTCCCGATGCTGTCGGCCGACAGCCGCCTCGACGCGATTCGGGCGCTCGGGTACGTGACGGCCCAGGACCGCCTCTTCCAAATGGACCTGCTGCGACGCACCAGCGCGGGGCGGTTGGCCGAAGTATTCGGCGAGCCGGCGTTGTCCATCGATCTCAAGCAGCGGCGGTTGGGTCTGTCGCGGGTGGCGGAGGCGGTCCTTCGGCGGTTGCCTGAAGACCAATCGGCCCTTTTGACGGCCTACGCCGAGGGTGTGAACGCCTTCTTGCATCAGATGACGATCCCTCCCTTCGAATGCCTTCTGCTGGGCTACCGGCCCGCCCCGTGGGAGCCGACCGACAGCCTCCTGGTGGTGTCGGCCATGTTTCAAATGTTGAACGGATCAGAAGGCGACGAACGGATGCGTACGGTGATGACGGCCTCGCTGCCGGCGGAAGTCGCCGCCTTCCTGCTGCCTCCGCTGGATCACTACACGGCTCAATTACTCACGGGCGGAACGACGAAACCCTCGTCCATGACGGTGCCCGTGGAGGCCTTGGCGGCACTCCGGCGGGCCGGCGGGCAGAGTCGATCGCTGCAAGTCTCGTTGGTACCGGGACGAAAACGAGAGCTGGGATCGAATGCCTGGGTCGTGGGTGGAGGGAAGACCGAAGACGGTCGCGCCATCCTGGCGAACGACATGCACCTGGACTTAGGGGTGCCCAACATCTGGTATCGGGTTCAGATGCGGTATGGGCGTATCGAACTGGCGGGCGTCGTCGTGCCCGGGATTCCGGTGGTGATCGCCGGTTCGAACGGCGCCGTCTCCTGGGGCTTGACGAATGTCGAGGGTGATTTTCTGGACCTCGTGCGACTGGAACTCAATCCGAAGAATCCGGATGAATATGGGACTCCCGACGGCTGGCAGGCATTCACGCATCGGACGGAAACCATCGCGATCAAGGGAGGCCCGGATCAGATGGTGGAAATCAGAGAGACCCGCTGGGGTCCTGTGGCCGAGGAGCCCTTGCTGGGAGGGCCGGTGGCTCTGCGTTGGACCGCGCTCGATCCCGAGGCGGTGGATCTGGGATTGGTTTGGATGGATCAGGCCCGTTCGGTCTGGGATGCGCTCGCCGTGGCCACGCGGGCCGGCGCCCCGCCGAGCAACGTGCTCCTGGCCGATGCCGAAGGCCACATCGCCTGGACCTACATGGGGAGAATCCCGGTCCGTCGCGGGCTTGACGGGTCGGTCAGTGTGTCCTGGGCCGATGGGCGAACCGGCTGGACTGGCTTCATTCCGCCGGACGACCTTCCCCGGGTCATCGATCCCCCCGCCGGATACCTGGTGAGCGCCAACCACCGCATGACGGACGATACCTATCCCCATGTGATCGGCCATGCGTTCGCGAACGGCTACCGCGCCTATCGCATCACGGAACGGCTGCGCGCCATGGAACGGGTCCGCGAGCCCGACCTCTTGGCGCTGCAATTGGATACGACGACGGAGTTGCACGAGTTCTACCGGGATCTGATACGCCGGCTGCTCACCCCGGAGGTTCTCGCACAACATCCGGAGCTTGCCGAAGCGCGGGAGGCCGTCGAAGCCTGGGATGGCAGGGCCGAGAAGGACAGCAGGGGGGTTGCGCTCTTGACGGCCTTTCGCCGCAGTCTGGCCGCCTCGGTCTTCGCGCCGTTTCTACAAGGGTGCCGCGAACAGGATCCCGCCTTCGCCTACGACGGCGACCTCGATACGCCGCTCAGGACCTTGCTCACGGAGCAGGCTCCCGGAACCCTGCCCGATCCGGCTCGGTTCGCGGACTGGCACGCGTTCCTGTTGCATGAACTGGAGCGGACCGTCGCGACGCTCAAGGCCGACTATGGTCTGTCGCGCGTCGATGCATTGGCCTGGGGAGTCATGAATCGGGTGCGGATGGCCCATCCGCTGAGCGACACGATTCCCTTGGTGGGGCGGTGGCTCAACATGGCGGAGGAGGCGGCCCCGGGCTGCGGCCAATGCGTCCGCGTCCTCAGCGGGAGCTTGGCCGCCAGTGAGCGCATGGTGGTGTCTCCCTCCCACCATTCCGACGCGATCTTTCACATGCCGGGGGGCCAGTCGGGACATCCGTTGTCACCGCACTATCGGGATCAGCATCGCAATTGGAGCCAGGGGCTGCCGACTCCGCTGCTTGCGGGCCGGGCGGTCCACAACCTGACGTTCAGACCGGAGCCTGCATCGGCCCGGTCGTAA